In the Hydractinia symbiolongicarpus strain clone_291-10 chromosome 13, HSymV2.1, whole genome shotgun sequence genome, GACTTGTTGATTACTAGAAGTGCGTGTTCTATCCTTGCACtttataaattgaaaaatataaaagataatgttcctatttttatatttttcagttcATAATTCTTCTTAGGTTGTTGTTTTAGTTTCATATCATAGCTGGGAAAATACCAACATGTGATGGTGATTTGACAAGTGACTATTTAAATAATGTACTGAAAGGATTAAAGGTGAATTGAATAACATAAATTTtgttgccaaaatgacactcatGCTTGttccaggcctcttaattttttgctgacagcCCCATAACTATTGATTGCTCCTATAATATAACGTAAAAGAGGCTTCATATTGTGTATGGACTTACAGAATGGTAGCTTATTTAAGAGGGTGGTTATAAGAACACGATTTTACATGAAACTCCTTTGTGGGAAACTTAGGACAGGCAAacacaaaagttatttttagttaaaattttagaactagaaaaatgtaataatttttattcaatCAATAATAACCACCCTTTAAGTTTACCACAAAAAATGTTAGTTCTTTGACACTAACAAGATCAGTTCTTAGGCATAAGAAAACTCCTTAATCTATTATGGTATAAGTCTTCAGTAGAATTCGCTGGACATCTCCAAGAGACTTGTGGAATACAAAACTTGTAGTGGTTAATATTTTGTGGCTTTCTTAGCTACTTATTCTCATTTTTTTGCCATTGATACAACATCATTTTGTTACTATAGGTACGACTACAATAAGGTCTATAAGCCATTAAACAAGTAGCTATCAAAATAATGTGCTTTCACAACTTAAAATGTCGTAGTAagctttttttctgaaaattttaaatgtcacatttttttatccttttctCCTCATTGACCACACAAGTATGGAAAAATGCTGATATAGTTTTGTTATTAGTTTTCCTTGATAAGTTTTGCTTGTGTTGACAGTTTTCATTGTTTCCTTATGTTGACATAATATGTTTTATAAACAAGTCTTTCAATTCCCTTAATTCTTTGGTGTTGTTTAGCTTGGTAAACTGAATAAAATGTGATCGATAAACTGGAGGCTTTGTTGTTGGAATATAAAAATGttagatatatattatatattaagtCTATAGATTTGCATAATATTATAAGGTTTTCTGTAGTGTTGATTCGTGATCGATTCTTTTTACAGATGTTTTATGTTAAGAGTTTAGGTTGTTTAACACCAGATGAATTTCCACATGACCTTTTAAACACGTGACAGATAATGGGGAAATTATCATGTCAGCACCcacactttattttattttgcatttcgAGGGAAGGTTTTTCTATCCTTTTTCTATTAtgaattattattataaagGAACAAGTTAAATAGAAAGTCCAAGggtgataaaaaagaaaattatttaaaaattatctaTTATCCAGTAAAAAGTAGGAAAGCAAcaaaatttattgatttatttctaTTCATATTGACCTGTTCTTAATTATCTTAAATGTTGGTCCTTCCTTTAGCCCCTCTGCTTACCTTAAATGTTCtgcttttttgaaattttcaaccACCATTTGAAACTGCAGTCTAGTgcatttatgcaaaaaaaataacaatgatgCCATGCTTTATCTTATGAAAAAAAAGCTATTACATCATGTTCTGCATAACATGTTCATAATTCTTCTCAGGTTTGTTTTAGTTTCATATTATAGCATGGAAAAAATACCAACATGTGATGGTGATTTGACAAGTGACTATTTAAATAATGTACTAAAGGGATTTAAAAAGATTTCACAGGTAACGTACATATTACTGACTTATATTCTAACCCTTAAGTTTTATTAGGTTCTTATTGAGCCAGAATGgtattttcaacaaaactttCTAAAGTCTGTGAGGATTTTTTTCTAATGACTAGGTTTTTAcccctttttacttttttaatgatggCTCCTATACCATAAAGTAAAAAAGGCTTCGTATTGTATATTAATTAAACTTGTATAGGTTGAGATCAAACAGCCTAGGACACATGGCATGATGTCTTATGttcgaaagttatttttaacgTATGATGATACTGCGGACTTGCTTTGCCCACCAACACTGATTGCAAAATACTCCAGAGCTGCAGCCGATAACTTTTGCAATGAAAACACGAGTGATATTATGCGAAATGGATGTTTGTACAAGAGGGAAGTTATGTTAAATCGATATCTGAATGGTCAAGATGTTGTGCCAGTTATATATTACGCTGAATGTAACTCTGAGCAGAATATAATCTTGTTGATGGAAGACTGTTCAAGCGAGTGTGATGTGAAAGTGGATGATGTTAATGTGGTACAAAAATGTATGTCGATTGACAAGGTGAGTTAATAAACCATGTGAGCTATGTGAAAGACATTAGCCTAaaagtcatcatcatcatcattctcggcttaacgtctgttttccatgctagcatgggttggacggggtatattaatgaccctcttccaatctgatctagactgtgttagatctaaactcaacttcctctgtatcaagtctgtccttataacttcctggcaagtctttctcggtctgcctctgggattttccccaggaactatcaagtctctacactttcttacccaattatcctcctccattcttttcaagtgccccagccaattcaatctccttatctggataacaacaaattggaaaatataaaaaagtaatattcaTTTTACATTGATTGTAAGAAAATTTGCAGGAAAGTCGGGCTTTAAGTAATCTTTGGCTACTAATTCTTAAGAAATTTGTATGTAATTACTATGCACTAGAATTATATGCAGTCACAGTTCCTATCAGGATAGTGATACACACTCTTATTTTGCCTGTTTTTATATTAGTTGTAAACGGTTTCTGTACTGTATCGTATCTTTTGctggcttttttaatttttgttttgtttttttctttgaaaagaAACCTGTGATTTTTGTCTGAGGGTTTTTAAAAAGCGTTTTTAAAGAAACCCGTGATCTTCTTGCTAAATatgatttgacatttgatgtgTTTTCAAGTGCGTACTCTAATTTTCTGGAGTCACTTTAGGCTTTTATTGCAATTAAAGATTTGGCTGCATTTCAAAGTGAATTCTATCACAAAAACCAAAAGATGCCAGGGAACGGAATCTTAGCTGGAAATGGTGACACTGTCATGAAGGAAAAAGGATTAGAATGGATTCctgaatatttttcatttgtCTACTACACAACATTTCATAAGGAATTTATTAACAGTACAAATCATGATCAATTTGCTGGATATACCGATGATGCGCTAAAAAGATTGTCGAAGTCTGTGCAAGATGTATGGCTTGAATGCTGCGATTACATAATCACGCAAATTGATTTCTCATCAATGCCAAAGTATGCAAAGTATGGTATACAATCAAAAGCTATCACAATTAAGGAGAGTAAAACAACAGTGGAGGAGAACTGGTACAATGCGTATAAAACACTGGTTGAAGAAGCACCACTTACTATTGCTCACTGTGATTTTCGTTATGATAACGTATTGATTCACAATAACCAAATGAAGTTGGTCGATTGGCAATGTGCTTCTCTTGGGTGTGGTATGATCGATGTTATGTCACTTCTCAGTAACTCCTTAGATGTAGTTGATGTTGTTGAGAACGAAGAGAAAATATTAGAGACATATGCGGATGTGCTGCATCAAAATGGTGTGTCCTGGTTGACTCTgacagcgctgaagaaatattatgCTTGTGCTCTGTGGTATGAGTTTAAAAATAGTCTAGCGTTTGTAAAGTTTATGAAAGGACaacatgaaaaaatttctgGTGTGAGCAATGAAGCGCTTGAAGTAATGATGCTTCGAAAGGTGGCGGTTAGTATTTTGAGTAtacacaaatatttttatgcataggttttttatatcttttataattttatcctatgtgtcatttttatttttatttctacatATAAATGTTTAATGCTTTTGTTGCCAGCTGGTTTTCATattatattgtaaaaatttgcttttattttttgaaatgaaTGAAATGAAACCACACATTTTCAAGCTTGTTAACATTTATGTTATCAGTTTTCTCCTTCTCTTACTGTTGTAcatgtaattttaaatttttttaaatattttcatagatttaaaaatatattgtcaTTTTTGTGTTTATAACATAAACATATATTAAACATTGTATAACACTCATGCTTTATATGAGAAGTGttttttacaacttttgttttgtttccgtGAAGTATTAAACACTATTCTGGATTGGAGTCGATTTGTGTTGTTTCACAACTTATAATGTCGtagtaagttttttttccaaaacttGTTGttacatttttgttgtttttgtttttgaagcaAGCGTTTTATTGATTATTGATACTTAGTTATGGCTGAAGACTTACACAAATTTTTGCTCTCTTTTTCTTCTTATTAACGCaattatgaaaaaaatgctgatatatatatatatatatatataatagtttTATTAATAGTTTTTCCCAATAAGTTTACGCAAGGTAGACAGTTTTTATTGTTTccttatgttaacataatgtGATTTTTAAACAAGTCTTTCAATTCCCTTAATTCTTTGGTGTTGTTTAGCTTGGTAAActgaataaaatgtttttacatgtGGTTAATAAACTAGAGGCTTTGTGGTTAAAAGAGAGAgagattttatatattatatttagttTAGGAGTTTAAGAGTTGATTCTTGATCGGTTTGTTTGCAGATGTTTTATGTCAAGttctttgttatttctttttatgTAGCTACTTCAGTTTGGTTGTAGAACACGAGATGGATTTTCACTTGACCTTTTTAATCACGTGACACACACGGGAAAATTATCACGTGAGCATgcgcattttattttattctgccTTCCGAGGGATAATTTTCTTTCCTGTCGTCTGGGAAAACAATGAGCAGATACATAATAGGAATCTTTGATGAAATTTGACGAAAATTATGGCCAAATTTGGGAAGATTTCAAAAATTGGCTGTTTTAATGTAATGCATAACTTGTTTCTGTTGTTttagtaaaatttgaaaattcttttgttccagttttaatttataaaaaatgggTAAAATATCAGAGTTCACTATTCTTTTGAGTGGCCACAGACAGGTGTTTTATCCTGGTGAGAAGTTGGCAGGGTCAGTGATATTAAACTTGTGGCATCCAATGGATATGAGGGGATTACGCATTGAACTCCAAGGTGAGTGTCTCTTTCTATATTCAACacctaagttattttttaagtgGCTATTACTGTTCATATCTATTTGTTGACATACCCATGGTTAAGTAATTCGGTttaaatcttattattttttgtggGCATTTAGTATTACAAATTTAGCAAAATATCCACAACAAGTTTTggcgaaaatttttttggatttttttgtatCATATTGGGTTTGCAAATTTCTGTGGAACCAATTTGCAAAAGTAGATTCGGCGAAGAAAGTGTGTTCCCAGATAAACGGAGAAAATAAATCCAGCAAAAATTTCACCAAAAGTTGATTCTCTTACGATTAACCTCTTCACTTCTCACTTGAGAGTCTAATCTTACGTATTCGACTATAGTTTAGTGGTTGTTACAAGTTTTGTGCACTGAGACATGTTACAAAATAGTGAGATTACGCGAAAGTATTCTATGCAGTAATAACGAACTTGGGATAATAATATTACCTGCAATTATAGGTAAAAGCCATTGTCATTGGACTGAAGAGCATGGAACTGGTGACAACAAAAAGACCGAACATTACAGCGGCAGTGAAAAGATATTTGAGTATGTGACCTGCTTATATGGGAACCTGCCGACAGCTACGACGATGAAGCTGAGTCATCCACCTGGAAGATATGAATACCAATTCATGTTCACACTACCACAGACACTGCCCAGCTCGTTTGAAGGAAGCCATGGTCATATTCGATATGAATTAAAAGGTGTGGTACCATAATCCGTTTCTCCTAACTTAATACCTAGTGCTGATGCAAATGTTTTGTTGCAATTTCAGCACAGATTGACAAGCCGTGGAAATTCGACCATAAAGTTAAGCGACCTATAATTATTAACGAAATCATCGACCCGAATTTACCACATTTCGGTAAAGGACCAGGTGGCGACGCTCACAAAGAAGTTGGACTCTTGTGCTGTGCAGCAGGACCACTTGATTTGATAGGTCAGTTCATGTTTATTCtccttttttgataaaaactcAGAATTTTCGCTACatagttttttttctaataatacaGGGAAAGGGGTgtataaagttattttaaattttaaatcagGTAGCTTTAACGAACATAGACCTAATTTTACATTTGAGGATCATTTATATGAATCAAAAGTCAAGCATTTTGATTTTTCCACAGAagtgttatttttgtgttgCTGTATAAACTTTAGGCCGTGTTTCATACTTACGGAAGGTTGAGCATCTGCTGAGCACCTTCTTTGTACTTGGCTACCTGACATCGCCTAGTTTTGAACCGGGCTTTTTTTCAAAGGGTATTCATTTTCTAGCAAGCATTGACCGAGCTGCATACTGTCCTGGCGAGATTGCGTTGATTAACGCAGAAGTTCAGAATCATACGTCAAGAAATATGAAAGCGTTGAAAGCTAAACTGGTGCAGGAAATACAGTACCACGCGACGAGAAAGGTGAAGCAAGAGTACAAAACCATCTCAAAGGTCGTGGGTATGTATATTGCGAGTGTTTCAGTTTGATCTACTTTGCTTGCTTTACCTTTCTGTTACCTTTTTCGTTTGTCTTCAATCTCGGCTATGTAATTTGTTTTATAATCTTGTTCAAAGAGTTTGATTAAACCCAGATATTTAAACATTGGCAAACGTCTGTTTTGAGGCTGCAAAATGGTTATCTTGTTGACTTTtgatataaaataatttaaatgttaaagaaatttatttaaaaaaacactaaacaaGAACTCTTCAGATACGGATGAGGTTAACACATGTACTTTCAGGACCCCCCATCCCTAAAGGAGAATTTGCGAATTGGACGAACGAACCGTTTGGTATTCCCGCTACTCCACCCACCATCACAACTTCCAAGATCATCACGTTGGTGTATTATCTAGTTGTAGAGGTGGATGTGCCATGGGGTGTTGATCTCAGTGTGAAGATGCCCATCACGATGGGAACCGTGCCGTTTCGACACTCGTATGGTAATCCGCTACCTGGAAACGTGCAGGTTCCTAGTAAGTTTTTAGTATTTAAGCCGCCGCAGTTCATTGCCCATGAGTTGTctgttatgttaatttttacgcacacttttatttttgatttcttactcAATCTTCTTCTGTCAAATATTATCTGACCTGACCCCTAAGGATTAATGCTGAAATAAGTCTCGCCAATTTACTTTTTGCAGGATTTAAGTTTGCGAACTAGACCAATGTTGGCAAATGTAAGTGCCGCAACAGATTTTTTGGGTCTACAAAAATAAGCCAAATAAAATGTTTCTCCTGATAACAGCCCGTTCGCAAAAACATACGTTCGTTAAAAAAAACTCGAAATATAAATACAATTGAAGGTTAAGAATTATTCGAGAGAgttaatttatcttttttttttataggtTTTACACCTTCTTCGTTTGTCCCTCCTCCCTCCAGTGTGTTCGGATATCCTGACATGGCCCCGCCTTCATACGCTGCTGCCGTTGGTATAAGTGAATCAAGCATTGCAGACGACGATGATGTGCATACGATGGGAAATCTTCGATATATGCCTGTGTACACATTCGCTCAGCCATTTAAGGTTGGTTTATGAATAAGTAACTATGACTAGCGTTCATAAGTTGTCTTTATCTTATTTAAAACGTATTTTTAGTTTGACGCATCAAACAATCCTGCCGTGCAACCACCAGCACAACCACCGTACGTTTCAAGTCAACCGCCTTATCCACCTAATCCGTCTGGTGCGCCGTCATATGCACCCAACCAGCCAGGTGCGCCGCC is a window encoding:
- the LOC130623969 gene encoding uncharacterized protein LOC130623969 isoform X1, producing the protein MLYLMKKKLLHHVLHNMFIILLRFVLVSYYSMEKIPTCDGDLTSDYLNNVLKGFKKISQVEIKQPRTHGMMSYVRKLFLTYDDTADLLCPPTLIAKYSRAAADNFCNENTSDIMRNGCLYKREVMLNRYLNGQDVVPVIYYAECNSEQNIILLMEDCSSECDVKVDDVNVVQKCMSIDKAFIAIKDLAAFQSEFYHKNQKMPGNGILAGNGDTVMKEKGLEWIPEYFSFVYYTTFHKEFINSTNHDQFAGYTDDALKRLSKSVQDVWLECCDYIITQIDFSSMPKYAKYGIQSKAITIKESKTTVEENWYNAYKTLVEEAPLTIAHCDFRYDNVLIHNNQMKLVDWQCASLGCGMIDVMSLLSNSLDVVDVVENEEKILETYADVLHQNGVSWLTLTALKKYYACALWYEFKNSLAFVKFMKGQHEKISGVSNEALEVMMLRKVAVSILSIHKYFYA
- the LOC130623969 gene encoding uncharacterized protein LOC130623969 isoform X2, whose amino-acid sequence is MEKIPTCDGDLTSDYLNNVLKGFKKISQVEIKQPRTHGMMSYVRKLFLTYDDTADLLCPPTLIAKYSRAAADNFCNENTSDIMRNGCLYKREVMLNRYLNGQDVVPVIYYAECNSEQNIILLMEDCSSECDVKVDDVNVVQKCMSIDKAFIAIKDLAAFQSEFYHKNQKMPGNGILAGNGDTVMKEKGLEWIPEYFSFVYYTTFHKEFINSTNHDQFAGYTDDALKRLSKSVQDVWLECCDYIITQIDFSSMPKYAKYGIQSKAITIKESKTTVEENWYNAYKTLVEEAPLTIAHCDFRYDNVLIHNNQMKLVDWQCASLGCGMIDVMSLLSNSLDVVDVVENEEKILETYADVLHQNGVSWLTLTALKKYYACALWYEFKNSLAFVKFMKGQHEKISGVSNEALEVMMLRKVAVSILSIHKYFYA
- the LOC130623968 gene encoding arrestin domain-containing protein 2-like, which translates into the protein MGKISEFTILLSGHRQVFYPGEKLAGSVILNLWHPMDMRGLRIELQGKSHCHWTEEHGTGDNKKTEHYSGSEKIFEYVTCLYGNLPTATTMKLSHPPGRYEYQFMFTLPQTLPSSFEGSHGHIRYELKAQIDKPWKFDHKVKRPIIINEIIDPNLPHFGKGPGGDAHKEVGLLCCAAGPLDLIASIDRAAYCPGEIALINAEVQNHTSRNMKALKAKLVQEIQYHATRKVKQEYKTISKVVGPPIPKGEFANWTNEPFGIPATPPTITTSKIITLVYYLVVEVDVPWGVDLSVKMPITMGTVPFRHSYGNPLPGNVQVPSFTPSSFVPPPSSVFGYPDMAPPSYAAAVGISESSIADDDDVHTMGNLRYMPVYTFAQPFKFDASNNPAVQPPAQPPYVSSQPPYPPNPSGAPSYAPNQPGAPPYAPNQPGAPPYAPNQPGAPPYPTGHPPYPMNQPPTAPYPMT